In Silene latifolia isolate original U9 population chromosome 3, ASM4854445v1, whole genome shotgun sequence, a single window of DNA contains:
- the LOC141646292 gene encoding gibberellin 3-beta-dioxygenase 1-like, giving the protein MAFRVLDSIKSQTINNNNNNNNNNNNNNNNVLDLSSIKELPDSYAWSQYDDPNPVVQAGDESVPVIDLENPNALEQIGLACKSWGVFQVTNHGIQKKLLDTVEDNCKSLFGLPAEQKLKAARLSNSVTGYGPARISSFFKKKMWSEGFTIFGSPLENARQLWPNDYMNFCDIIEEYQKEMKELARKLTHLILGSLGISNEDIKLCTTTKGDDDIDNIFKGASGAIQLNSYPICPDPNRAMGLAAHTDSTLFTILYQNNTSGLQVYRADTGWVTVQPLENGLVINIGDLMQILSNGLYQSVYHRAMVNKTRHRYSVAYLYGPPFGSGIQPISKLIDATHPPLYRTVTWAEYLGLKGKHFHKALSLVRLDDNNNVNGSKIVDVPENIKIEFESKVLAACG; this is encoded by the exons ATGGCATTTAGAGTGTTAGATTCAATTAAATCtcaaacaatcaacaacaataataataataataataataataataataataataataatgtcttAGACTTaagttcaataaaagaactacCCGATTCATATGCATGGAGTCAATATGATGATCCGAACCCGGTTGTACAAGCCGGGGATGAATCGGTACCCGTTATTGATCTcgaaaacccgaatgccctagaACAAATCGGGCTTGCATGCAAGTCATGGGGAGTTTTTCAAGTTACAAACCATGGAATACAAAAGAAGTTGTTGGATACAGTTGAGGATAATTGTAAGAGCCTTTTCGGTCTGCCGGCCGAGCAGAAGCTCAAAGCGGCCCGACTGAGTAATAGCGTTACGGGTTACGGCCCGGCACGTATCTCGTCCTTTTTTAAGAAGAAAATGTGGTCGGAAGGGTTCACCATTTTTGGGTCTCCCCTTGAAAATGCTCGCCAACTTTGGCCTAATGATTATATGAATTTCTG TGACATTATTGAGGAATATCAAAAGGAGATGAAAGAGCTAGCTAGAAAACTTACACACTTAATCCTTGGTTCACTTGGCATATCCAATGAAGACATAAAATTGTGTACAACAACAAAAGGTGATGATGATATTGATAATATATTCAAAGGTGCGAGTGGTGCTATCCAACTAAACTCGTACCCGATCTGTCCCGATCCAAACCGAGCCATGGGTTTAGCGGCCCATACAGACTCAACCCTATTCACCATCCTTtaccagaacaacacaagtgggCTCCAAGTATACCGAGCTGACACCGGGTGGGTCACAGTCCAACCACTTGAAAATGGACTTGTGATCAACATTGGTGACCTCATGCAAATCTTGTCAAATGGGTTGTACCAGAGTGTATACCATCGGGCCATGGTTAATAAGACAAGACATCGGTACTCGGTTGCGTACCTATATGGACCGCCATTCGGGTCGGGTATTCAGCCCATTTCCAAACTCATTGATGCAACACACCCACCTTTATATAGGACTGTTACTTGGGCTGAATATTTGGGCTTGAAGGGTAAACATTTTCATAAGGCCCTATCATTGGTCCGACTCGATGATAATAATAACGTTAATGGATCTAAAATAGTTGATGTACCTGAAAATATTAAGATTGAGTTTGAGTCTAAGGTCCTTGCTGCATGTGGGTAA